The Candidatus Brocadia sp. genome includes the window CCCGGTCAACTCTCCGGGGGACAACAGCAACGAGTGGCTATAGCCAGGGCTGTTGTTACCGATCCGACCATAATTGTGGCAGACGAGCCGACCGGAGACCTCGACCGTGTCTCGGCAAAAGAGATACTGGAATTGATGCACCGCCTCAATGTTGAATTTGGCAAAACCATTATCATGGTGACTCATGACCCGCATGCAGCAGAAAAAGCCCGTACCATAAAACATCTGGAAAAGGGTATTTTGAATGTATCTACTGAAGCTCATTCTTAAAAACGCCTTCCGTCACAAACTGCGCACCTCGTTGACTATCCTTGGTGTTACGATCGTTATTCTTGCCTTTGGTCTCCTGAGGACTGTGGTGAGCGCGTGGTATGCAGGAGTAGAGGCGTCTTCTGCAAGCCGCCTTGTGACCAGAAATTCGATATCGCTTGTCTTTCCACTCCCTATTTCTTATAAGGATAAGATACGGCAGATAGACGGAGTGAAACTTGTATCTTACGGAAACTGGTTTGGCGGTATCTATATTGACGAAAAAAACTTTTTTGCCAACTTTGCAGTAGAACCAAAAAGCTATCTGGAATTGTATCCTGAATATGTGCTTCCCCCGGACCAGAAGGCAGCTTTTCTGCGCGATCGGAAGGCTGCTATAGCCGGACAAAAGCTGGTAACAAAATACGGCTGGGAAATTGGTGATACGATTACCCTTAAGGGGACGATTTTCCCGGGTAACTGGGAGTTTGTTGTGCGCGGGGTCTATCAGGGCAGAGACAAAAGTACCGACGAAACCCAATTTTTTTTCCACTGGGATTATCTTAATGAAACCCTGAAAAAGACCATGCCCCTGCGGGCGGACCAAACCGGCTTTTATATGGTTGGGATAAATAACCCCACCTTGGCTGAGGAGGTGGCAGTGGCTCTTGATAAAACCTTTAAAAATTCTCTTGCAGAAACCTTGACCGAGACCGAAAAGGCATTCCAGTTGAGTTTTGTTTCCATGAGTGAGGCGATTGTTGTTGCCATACAGTTGGTTTCCTTTGTAGTAATTATCATAATCATGGTGGTATTGGCCAATACCATGGCCATGACTGCCCGCGAGCGAATCGGAGAATATGCAATACTCAAAACACTGGGGTTTGGCAGCTGGCATATTGCTGTGTTGGTATTTGGGGAATCCCTGCTTATTGCCATGATTGGTTGTACTATGGGTATTACTTTTACCTTTCCAACTGCAAAAGTCTTTGGCAATACTATGGGGACTTACTTCCCGGTGTTTAACGTAACAACAAAAACCATCTGCCTCGATATTGCAGCCTCGGTCTTAGTTGGTCTGGTAGCGGCAATTATCCCGACCTGGCGCGCGGCAAAGATCCGGATAGCTGATGGCCTCAGGAGGATTGGATAAGTGAGAATACCCTTTTTATACAGCTTTCGTAATCTCCTGACCCGCAGGCTTACTACAACACTTACGGCATCGGGCATGGCACTGGTGGTATTCGTATTTGCCTCGATTTTAATGCTGGCAGAGGGGTTGCGGAAAACCCTGGTGAATACCGGTTCCTATGATAATGTGGTAGTAATCCGCAAGGCAGCATCCTCTGAAGTGCAGAGCGCTGTTGATCGACAACAAGCTTCTATTATAGAAACACAACCGGAAGTGGCTCTGGGAACAAATGGCCAGAAACTGTTGGCAAAGGAATTGGTTGTGCTTATCAACCTTCCCAAGCGGGGAAGCAATAAACCGTCCAATGTGGTTATCAGAGGGATTTCAGGGAGTTCTCTCATATTGCGTCCTCAGGTAAAACTCATTGAGGGACGTATGCCCCGACCGGGTTCATCCGAAATAATCGCAGGTCAAAGCATTGCGAAAAGGTTTAAGGGAGGCGGCATGGGCGAAACCCTCCGGTTCGGGATGAGGGACTGGACTGTTGTAGGCATGTTCGATGCGGGGAACACCGGTTTCAGTTCGGAAATATGGGGTGATGCCGACCAGCTTATGCAGGCATTCCGCCGCCCGGTGTATTCGTCTGTTATCTTTCAGTTACGCGATCCTTCAGAGTTCAATAAGGTTAAGGCACGCATTGAAGGCGATCCTCGCCTGACCCTGGAGGCCAAACGGGAAATCGCGTACTATGAAGACCAATCGAAAATGATGGCAAAATTCCTGCGCATCCTGGGGTTATCGCTGACTATAATCTTTTCTCTGGGCGCCATTATCGGCGCCATGATTACTATGTATTCTGCGGTGGCTAACCGTACCAGTGAAATTGGCACACTCCGTGCTCTAGGCTTTCAAAGAAGGAGTATTTTAGGTGCTTTTCTCATGGAATCACTCATACTCGGTTTTTTGGGCGGCTGCGTAGGGCTGTTTTTCGCTTCATTTATGCAACTCCTCACCATTTCTACCATGAACTTTCAGACCTTTTCCGAACTCGCCTTCACCTTCTCCCTTAACTACGGTATCGTCTATAAATCCCTGACATTCTCTCTGATCATGGGTTTTCTCGGTGGTGTGCTGCCTGCCGTCAGATCATCGCGCATGAATATTGTGGACGCCCTTCGGGCGAGTTGATAATTTGTAACAGTTTAAAATCCTGTAGGTACTGGCAGTAATCATCCCCCGCTGGCGGGGGCAGGGGGTGGAAACAGGAGGTGGAAATTGGAAAGCCAATACGATGGACATGTAGTCCCTGAGCGCTAACCATAAGATGAAGCGTTGCAGAGTATAAACAGTGATATCTAGCGCAGCGAAGCAGCAACCAATCCTCCGTTGTGAAAGCGGGGAGATTGCTTCGGAAAAGACCCTCGCAATGACACTGGCTATGCCTTTGATGACATAGTGCACGTTGTCATTGCGAGCGAAGCGAAGCAATCTTTCTCTCATAAACAAACTGTACCTCCTGATAAGGGGGTAAATAGGGTTGTGAAAAAACTTACAAAAAAAGATGTTTTTATGGAGTAATGCTATAAATGGAGAAAACAGATGGTAGACACAAGTGAAGCAGTACTGTCCACCCCCTAACCCCCGCCAGCGGGGGACAAGTAAAGACGACCCGGCGGGGCGTCTTTACCAGAACAAGGGGTGGGTGGTAATTATAGATTCTTAACTTAACACGTATGGGCTTTGCTCCCTGCTCTATACTGACGGCCTTTCAGGCCTGGCATTGAAATTCAAAGGCTTTGCTTTCTTAAACTCTCAAACTGTTAGACATTGTTGGTGTTGGGTTTCGCTCTCGCTCTACCCAACCTACAG containing:
- a CDS encoding FtsX-like permease family protein, translating into MYLLKLILKNAFRHKLRTSLTILGVTIVILAFGLLRTVVSAWYAGVEASSASRLVTRNSISLVFPLPISYKDKIRQIDGVKLVSYGNWFGGIYIDEKNFFANFAVEPKSYLELYPEYVLPPDQKAAFLRDRKAAIAGQKLVTKYGWEIGDTITLKGTIFPGNWEFVVRGVYQGRDKSTDETQFFFHWDYLNETLKKTMPLRADQTGFYMVGINNPTLAEEVAVALDKTFKNSLAETLTETEKAFQLSFVSMSEAIVVAIQLVSFVVIIIIMVVLANTMAMTARERIGEYAILKTLGFGSWHIAVLVFGESLLIAMIGCTMGITFTFPTAKVFGNTMGTYFPVFNVTTKTICLDIAASVLVGLVAAIIPTWRAAKIRIADGLRRIG
- a CDS encoding ABC transporter permease: MRIPFLYSFRNLLTRRLTTTLTASGMALVVFVFASILMLAEGLRKTLVNTGSYDNVVVIRKAASSEVQSAVDRQQASIIETQPEVALGTNGQKLLAKELVVLINLPKRGSNKPSNVVIRGISGSSLILRPQVKLIEGRMPRPGSSEIIAGQSIAKRFKGGGMGETLRFGMRDWTVVGMFDAGNTGFSSEIWGDADQLMQAFRRPVYSSVIFQLRDPSEFNKVKARIEGDPRLTLEAKREIAYYEDQSKMMAKFLRILGLSLTIIFSLGAIIGAMITMYSAVANRTSEIGTLRALGFQRRSILGAFLMESLILGFLGGCVGLFFASFMQLLTISTMNFQTFSELAFTFSLNYGIVYKSLTFSLIMGFLGGVLPAVRSSRMNIVDALRAS